In Synechococcus sp. Nb3U1, one DNA window encodes the following:
- a CDS encoding RDD family protein, whose product MTDPRPYPERPKFPERPKTDQLDQRSSEWQTLSALPTPAPLRPVETERPAPQTATAPQTAPVETIPKLASWRKRIGAFALDFGVGLGASYLAQGLASLFGANAGAVDMTGYVAFFAVWLVNRGYFQSRPEGQSLGKWLLNIKTLDPETETSPHLIRSLARESVLSLFLLTEALLVPLAADGLFAAFDKEKRQTIHDRAGRTLVVEAEQGYHLDEKAMQFLQGILEGDAAEDVKSAARDLLSQAQRNDTVRDLSKQVQRLGKDMDQNTRSLRQQTGKQVKNWVDSVKEKLDNW is encoded by the coding sequence ATGACGGATCCCAGACCTTATCCCGAACGACCCAAATTTCCAGAACGGCCCAAAACCGATCAGCTGGATCAGCGCTCCAGCGAGTGGCAAACCTTGAGCGCCCTCCCGACCCCTGCCCCTCTGCGCCCCGTGGAGACCGAACGACCAGCCCCGCAAACTGCCACAGCTCCGCAGACTGCTCCGGTAGAGACGATCCCGAAATTGGCCTCCTGGCGCAAACGGATTGGTGCTTTTGCCCTGGATTTTGGGGTGGGTTTGGGAGCTTCCTACCTGGCTCAGGGCCTGGCATCACTGTTTGGAGCCAATGCTGGGGCGGTGGATATGACCGGCTACGTGGCCTTCTTTGCCGTTTGGCTGGTGAACCGAGGTTATTTTCAATCCCGGCCTGAAGGACAAAGCCTCGGCAAGTGGTTGCTGAACATCAAAACCCTGGATCCGGAAACCGAGACCTCGCCGCACCTGATCCGCTCGCTGGCCCGCGAGAGTGTCCTATCGCTGTTTCTGCTCACCGAAGCCCTGTTGGTACCGCTGGCTGCCGATGGTCTGTTTGCTGCTTTCGATAAAGAAAAACGCCAAACCATTCACGATCGCGCTGGGCGCACCTTGGTGGTGGAAGCGGAGCAGGGCTACCACCTGGATGAAAAGGCGATGCAGTTTTTGCAGGGGATCCTAGAGGGAGATGCTGCCGAAGATGTGAAATCTGCTGCCCGTGACCTATTGAGCCAAGCCCAACGCAACGATACCGTGCGCGATCTCTCCAAACAGGTGCAGCGTCTGGGCAAAGATATGGATCAAAATACCCGCAGTCTACGGCAACAAACTGGCAAACAGGTGAAAAACTGGGTTGATTCTGTCAAAGAAAAGTTAGATAATTGGTGA
- the rpmG gene encoding 50S ribosomal protein L33, translating into MAKAKGVRIIINLECTECRTNADKRSPGVNRYTATKNRRNTTARLELKKFCPHCNRHTIHKEIK; encoded by the coding sequence ATGGCCAAAGCAAAAGGTGTCCGCATCATCATTAACCTAGAGTGTACGGAGTGCCGTACCAACGCTGACAAACGTTCTCCGGGTGTAAACCGCTACACCGCCACCAAAAATCGCCGCAACACCACGGCCCGCTTGGAGCTGAAGAAATTCTGCCCCCACTGCAACCGTCACACCATCCACAAAGAGATCAAGTAG
- the rpsR gene encoding 30S ribosomal protein S18 gives MVYSRRRMSPIKPGDPIKFTDIELLKKFVTERGKILPRRITGLTAKQQRDLTVAIKRARIMGLLYFVNKEG, from the coding sequence ATGGTTTATTCCCGCCGCCGCATGTCTCCCATCAAGCCTGGAGATCCGATCAAGTTCACGGATATTGAACTCCTCAAAAAATTTGTGACCGAACGTGGTAAAATCCTGCCCCGCCGCATTACCGGCCTTACCGCCAAGCAGCAACGGGATCTAACCGTGGCGATCAAACGGGCACGGATTATGGGTCTGCTTTACTTCGTCAACAAAGAGGGATAA
- the dusB gene encoding tRNA dihydrouridine synthase DusB, which produces MSLTLSPELQARLAQPLDIGGVKVDSRVFQAPLSGVTDKVFRGLVRRLAPESVVYTEMVNATGLHYARDLPRIMEVGEGEAPIGIQLFDCRPHFLAEAARMAVDEGATIVDINMGCPVNKITKNGGGSSLLKDPDMAARIVEAVVAAVNVPVTVKTRLGWSDQEITILDFAHRLQEAGAQLLTLHGRTRAQGFNGTARWDWIRRVKQHLHVPVIANGDIFSAAAAVKCLEETGADGVMCSRGTMGYPFLVGEVDHFLKTGQEKPAPTPLDRIQMALEHLRGLWEYKGERGIRQARKHMTWYIKDFAGASQFRALLCRIETLQEGEALLLQAMERCQEGSQGNKDNQDTAFSSVT; this is translated from the coding sequence ATGAGCCTGACTCTCTCGCCAGAACTGCAAGCCCGACTGGCCCAACCGCTAGATATTGGTGGGGTAAAGGTGGATAGCCGCGTGTTTCAGGCACCGTTGTCGGGGGTGACGGATAAGGTTTTTCGAGGCTTGGTGCGTCGTTTGGCCCCCGAGAGCGTGGTTTACACCGAAATGGTGAATGCGACAGGGTTGCACTACGCCCGCGATTTGCCCCGCATCATGGAAGTGGGGGAGGGGGAGGCTCCGATCGGCATTCAACTGTTTGACTGTCGACCTCACTTTTTGGCGGAAGCGGCCCGCATGGCGGTAGACGAAGGGGCAACCATCGTCGATATCAACATGGGCTGCCCGGTGAACAAGATCACCAAAAATGGCGGTGGCTCTTCGTTGTTAAAGGATCCGGACATGGCTGCCCGCATTGTGGAGGCGGTGGTGGCGGCGGTAAATGTGCCCGTCACGGTCAAAACTCGCTTGGGCTGGTCGGATCAAGAGATTACGATTTTGGATTTTGCCCATCGTTTGCAGGAGGCAGGAGCCCAGCTGCTGACCTTGCATGGTCGTACCCGCGCCCAAGGTTTTAACGGAACTGCCCGTTGGGACTGGATCCGCCGAGTGAAGCAACACCTGCACGTTCCGGTGATCGCCAATGGAGATATTTTCTCGGCGGCAGCAGCGGTGAAATGCCTCGAGGAAACCGGAGCGGATGGGGTGATGTGCTCACGCGGCACCATGGGTTACCCCTTTTTGGTGGGGGAAGTGGATCACTTCCTCAAAACTGGGCAAGAAAAGCCAGCCCCAACTCCCCTGGATCGCATTCAAATGGCTTTAGAACACCTGCGCGGCCTCTGGGAATATAAGGGAGAACGCGGGATCCGCCAGGCCCGTAAGCACATGACCTGGTATATCAAGGACTTTGCCGGGGCCTCCCAATTTCGCGCCCTGTTGTGCCGCATTGAAACCTTGCAAGAAGGGGAAGCTCTACTGCTGCAAGCCATGGAACGCTGCCAAGAGGGATCCCAGGGTAACAAGGATAACCAGGATACAGCCT